The proteins below come from a single Poecilia reticulata strain Guanapo linkage group LG5, Guppy_female_1.0+MT, whole genome shotgun sequence genomic window:
- the LOC103464418 gene encoding leucine-rich repeat-containing protein 3-like — protein sequence MCTSLCEKRCGTVSGGRGRGTGEKLDLYSWLCMSLLFSTLWGQATPQCPDSCHCAWETATVLCSDAGLQEIPEGIPPETVSLHLERNYIRNIPESAFSHLVHLRDLYLSHNRIDSLSSGALRHLGPDLRLLDLSHNQLRQASREEFGSTRAKTRLYHNPWHCDCTLQELMETLNLEPETVNGIICESSVRGVGEGSRWEDPGSPGEHSGQPLVKLLDSGVNFCSLQRKTTDVAMLVTMFVWFFMVIVYVVYYVRQNQAEARRHLEYLKSLPSPRKTPTETDTLSTGF from the coding sequence ATGTGCACAAGCTTGTGTGAGAAGAGATGTGGCACCGTcagtggaggaagaggaagggggACAGGTGAAAAGCTGGATCTTTACTCATGGCTGTGCATGTCACTCTTGTTCTCGACCCTGTGGGGTCAAGCAACCCCGCAGTGCCCGGACAGCTGCCACTGTGCCTGGGAGACAGCCACTGTGTTGTGCTCGGACGCAGGGCTGCAGGAAATCCCAGAGGGGATCCCACCAGAGACGGTTTCCTTACACCTGGAGCGCAACTACATCCGGAACATCCCAGAGAGTGCCTTCAGCCACCTGGTCCACCTGCGGGACCTCTACCTGTCCCACAAYCGCATCGACTCTCTCTCCTCTGGGGCCCTGCGGCACCTGGGACCCGACCTGCGCCTGCTGGACCTCTCACACAACCAGCTGAGGCAGGCCAGCAGGGAGGAGTTTGGGTCTACTCGCGCCAAGACGCGGCTCTATCACAATCCCTGGCACTGTGACTGCACTCTGCAGGAGCTAATGGAGACTCTGAACCTGGAGCCCGAGACCGTGAACGGGATCATCTGCGAGAGCTCCGTGCGGGGTGTGGGGGAGGGGAGCCGGTGGGAGGACCCGGGRTCACCAGGCGAGCACTCAGGTCAGCCGCTGGTCAAGCTGCTGGACTCCGGGGTGAACTTCTGCAGCCTGCAGAGGAAGACCACGGATGTAGCCATGCTAGTGACCATGTTTGTGTGGTTCTTCATGGTCATTGTGTACGTTGTGTACTATGTCCGGCAGAACCAGGCTGAGGCCCGGAGGCATTTGGAGTACCTGAAGAGTCTACCCAGCCCACGTAAGACCCCTACAGAGACAGACACTCTGAGCACGGGCTTCTGA